From a region of the Toxotes jaculatrix isolate fToxJac2 chromosome 7, fToxJac2.pri, whole genome shotgun sequence genome:
- the clip1a gene encoding CAP-Gly domain-containing linker protein 1 isoform X4: MSTAKSSGIKVPSKIARPPGTGAPKTNPSAAGAKAVAADKSAASASGGDAQNAEENFQIGERVWVNGNKPGYIQFLGETQFAPGQWAGIVLDEPIGKNDGSVAGVRYFQCEALRGIFTRPSKLSRTEGEANGTQTAPPSRAASPTPSVGSVASHTPATKSALPSTTTAAKKASTTTSATPATPATPATPSSNLARTNSESVSNLSETGSVKKGERELKMGDRVLVGGTKAGVVRFLGETDFAKGEWCGVELDEPLGKNDGAVAGTRYFQCQPKYGLFAPVHKVTRIGFPSTTPAKAKTAVRKVVATPSGLKRSPSASSISTMSSVASSVSAKPSRTGLLTETSSRYNRKISGTTALQEALKEKQQHIEQLMAERDMERAEVAKATSHVGEMEQEISLLRDDQEQMEAKMDQLRALVEAADKDKVELLNQLEEERRKVEDLQFRVEEACITKGDLETQTRLEHAHIKELEQSLLFEKTKAEKLQRELEDTRVATVSERSRIMELERDLSLRTREVADLQLRLGTQQGSEDSSATLSPLLEEINSLRDQLSSQEAKHQEELAKYQEKLEAQEKAHSEAAAQLQATSVRLSGDNEQLQMRISQAEKENADNTVLWRSKLESAIASHQQAMEELKVSFCKGAGAQTEELVETKSALEKLKVEHKLAREEAGAKHEADIVAWTQETQALKAHLLSLTEDKERLEESLRSSVEKAEEQHLVEMEDVLGKLHAAELRVKELEEKEAVLAQQTQDKDRETKEQTAEMVALRSQVAQSNQEIVTLKSQLEEVKSQGSNQGAKQTLTTVKQEKDTLEQELGGLKQKLGESTEEQTKSEKTMQETLEKLSKKEEQCTSLTTETESLRSQFAGLERKLKAADEKLEQLSKDKTKLENDISDMMKASGDSSVQLTKMNEDLIQKERRLEEFHSQLADEKEKVAHLNEQLQQEQSRKEQELKETRDTHQTQITSLQEKIATLEKTVKQGETRVEELKVSQEKSLSQASELHVKEAEQLQSEVEKLKQELSSSKDKTQELEKLVSELQQYKEQAQCLSAELDSYKHDVEQLSKKLEKQSLDAEKMCKESEDVKAEKGQLEKQLSDVQTKLCALEISHQELSVQNEELLITRDKLSKHQEELFTNNKHLDEERISLNTELEKLKDLLQEVQTENKDLKHSNGEQQAQIEELQRQYAEKNDLLIKHQQEIQQIQGKKKQLIEDYENVCKERNRLEEDLNESRSKLTSEKDNLVLERDAARNAKKSLDAKNAELQEKLKSLNLEKEDLTMKNTQLQGLTETLTKEKAEMSSEISASVLDKKSLETVKEELQNKLAVMKKDLDSSVRECEELKASKMSLVQMLEEFKTSSQVTDSERLHLLQEKEDLLAIQRKVCNEKEEFLRETEELKVKLQISSEQVSQSNEKLKEALSSFEQERQAFRLQSSETEMALHAIRKEKMSLDSALEQQKMDYERLAGEKGELEEKHTKAISDKNALSLERDKLASDIRTTKDQLDSYSRANADLIQEKSRLTTMLEDNKRQRDEVEAEVKSLKREKADLQNELQKRNSDIEILEKGKTELVQEHNKLKMDFEKANLELNQQVDNRTKAVDHLQSLQTEADKKVQSLQKENQGLLQQIQELKSQTESVSEAKHLLETQLQAESSERNKAMSDKDGLSKQIDELQKTLSEMKQENKEISFNLKNADEQKSSLTVDMEALKTQLKQREQETSQLAKDKEQLLSKLEEMGRQMTLLTTEKEGLLSGQCKLEQDISSLHTSQESWLAERSVLLEEMEKLQASQKQLEVDVKALRTDKEVLEKQYKNAIAEVSASSVAKEEISSSISNLTAEKNALQVERDEATQQVRQLESQLKNALSKQLEAIEASGKTAEALEQLTKEKVTLMQEKNEAQSLLEELQRSKQEIEIQLETLKKENSKHQEDLNVSKDQLCTETQRTKSLCQEIEELKEAVSTKSQSLQILQDENKKLSQELENNHKDQSDVVKLKDERSQLKKQLEELKQSESTLKEQLVKEKAALQQSIHKNSALISEKDQQVENLRSELAVLRGESASAKTLQGTIQALEQDKANLQERVQRLEKDLAAGPETINKSSGDAVLDQLREDKETAESQAAIEFLNSVIVDLQRKNEELKDRLEKMAAAALNGNNPSELDNYDSNGQEPVKKKPPPRLFCDICDCFDLHDTEDCPTQMQMPDSPPHTTYHGSKGEERPYCDICEVFGHWTDACNDDQTF, translated from the exons CAGGAGCTAAAGCTGTTGCAGCCGACAAATCAGCTGCAAGTGCCAGTGGAGGAGATGCCCAAAATGCTGAGGAGAACTTCCAGATTGGGGAGCGGGTATGGGTGAACGGGAACAAGCCAGGCTACATTCAGTTTTTGGGAGAGACACAGTTTGCCCCCGGACAGTGGGCAGGGATTGTTCTAGATGAGCCAATTGGGAAGAATGACGGGTCAGTGGCAGGGGTGCGCTACTTCCAGTGCGAAGCCCTGCGAGGTATATTTACCCGCCCATCCAAGTTGTCTCGCACAGAAGGGGAGGCTAATGGGACTCAGACGGCACCCCCCTCCCGTGCTGCGTCACCCACTCCTTCTGTTGGTAGCGTAGCCTCGCACACACCTGCCACAAAATCAGCATTACCCTCAACTACCACGGCAGCCAAGAAGGCTTCCACCACTACATCAGCTACGCCGGCTACGCCAGCTACGCCAGCTACACCATCTTCCAACCTCGCACGCACAAACAGTGAATCTGTCTCCAACCTCTCAGAGACTGGATCAGTCAAGAAGGGGGAAAGGGAGCTGAAGATGGGTGACCGTGTTCTG GTTGGTGGTACAAAGGCAGGAGTGGTACGTTTCCTTGGAGAAACAGATTTTGCCAAAGGCGAGTGGTGCGGTGTGGAATTGGATGAGCCCTTAGGAAAGAATGATGGGGCAGTGGCAGGCACAAG ATATTTTCAGTGCCAACCCAAATATGGCTTGTTTGCACCGGTGCACAAAGTCACACGCATTGGCTTCCCTTCGACCACGCCAgccaaagcaaaaacagcagtTCGGAAAGTAGTGGCCACACCATCAGGGCTGAAGAGAAGCCCTAGTGCCTCCTCCATCAGTACCATGAGCTCTGTGGCATCCTCTGTCAGCGCCAAGCCCAGCCGGACAGGCCTG CTAACAGAGACATCATCAAGGTATAATCGAAAGATTTCAGGCACTACAGCCCTGCAGGAAGCATtgaaggagaagcagcagcataTTGAACAGCTAATGGCtgagagagacatggagagagcTGAGGTTGCCAAGGCCACCAGCCATGTTGGAGAGATGGAGCAAGAAATTAGCCTGCTCAGGGATGATCAGGAGCAG ATGGAGGCTAAGATGGATCAGTTACGTGCCTTGGTAGAAGctgcagacaaagacaaagtggAGCTGCTGAATCAGTTAGAGGAGGAGCGTAG GAAGGTGGAGGACCTTCAGTTCCGTGTAGAAGAAGCTTGCATTACCAAAGGAGACCTGGAG ACGCAGACCAGACTGGAGCATGCCCACATTAAGGAGCTTGAACAGAGCCTGCTCTTTGAAAAGACCAAAGCTGAGAAACTCCAAAGAGAGTTAGAAGACACTAGG gTTGCTACTGTGTCGGAAAGATCCCGTATAATGGAGCTTGAGAGGGACCTTTCACTGCGTACAAGAGAGGTAGCTGACCTGCAGCTACGTCTTGGGACCCAGCAAGGCTCTGAGGACTCTAGCGCTACTCTTTCTCCCCTTCTGGAAGAGATAAACTCTCTGAGGGATCAGTTGTCTTCCCAAGAAGCAAAGCACCAAGAAGAGCTGGCGAAATACCAGGAGAAGCTAGAAGCGCAAGAGAAGGCCCACAGTGAGGCAGCTGCCCAGCTTCAGGCCACATCTGTAAGGCTCTCTGGTGACAATGAGCAGTTGCAGATGCGCATAAGCCAAGCTGAGAAGGAGAATGCTGACAATACTGTACTGTGGCGTTCCAAGTTGGAGTCTGCCATTGCCTCTCATCAGCAAGCCATGGAAGAGCTGAAGGTGTCCTTCTGCAAAGGAGCAGGCGCCCAGACAGAAGAGCTTGTAGAAACCAAAAGTGCACTAGAGAAGCTGAAGGTAGAGCACAAGTTGGCTCGAGAGGAGGCTGGAGCCAAACATGAAGCTGACATCGTAGCTTGGACTCAGGAGACACAGGCGCTAAAGGCACACCTGTTGTCTTTGACCGAAGACAAGGAGCGACTGGAGGAGTCGCTACGGTCCAGCGTTGAAaaagcagaggagcagcacCTTGTGGAGATGGAAGATGTCCTTGGAAAGCTTCATGCAGCCGAACTTAGGGtaaaggagctggaggagaaagaagcagTGTTGGCACAACAGACCCAAGACAAGGACAGAGAAACCAAAGAGCAAACGGCAGAAATGGTGGCTCTGCGCAGCCAAGTAGCACAAAGTAACCAGGAGATTGTTACCCTGAAGAGTCAGTTAGAGGAGGTTAAGAGCCAAGGAAGTAACCAGGGTGCCAAg CAGACCCTGACTACTGTAAAACAGGAGAAGGACACCCTGGAACAAGAACTTGGAGGCTTG aaacaaaagttgggagaaagcacagaggagcagacaaaatcagaaaaaactaTGCAAG AAACACTTGAGAAGCTCAGTAAGAAGGAAGAGCAGTGCACATCCCTGACCACAGAAACAGAGTCTCTGAGAAGTCAATTTGCTG GGTTGGAAAGGAAGCTGAAGGCTGCAGATGAAAAGCTTGAGCAGCTTTCAAAGGACAAAACCAAGCTGGAAAATGATATTTCAGACATGATGAAGGCATCTGGTGATAGTTCAGTACAGCTCACTAAAATGAATGAAGACCTCATACAGAAAGAAAG GAGGCTTGAGGAGTTTCATAGTCAGCTTGCAGATGAGAAGGAGAAGGTGGCACACTTGAATGAACAACTCCAGCAGGAACAGTCCCGCAAAGAGCAGGAGCTGAAAGAGACTAGAGATACACATCAGACCCAAATAACAAGCCTTCAGGAAAAGATTGCTACCTTG GAGAAGACTGTTAAACAGGGTGAGACCCGGGTTGAGGAGCTGAAGGTCTCACAAGAGAAATCCCTCTCTCAGGCCTCAGAGCTCCATGTGAAGGAggctgagcagctgcagagtgaggTTGAAAAGTTGAAGCAGGAGCTCTCGTCCTCCAAGGACAAAAcccaggagctggagaagttgGTATCTGAGCTGCAGCAATACAAGGAACAGGCTCAG TGTCTTTCTGCTGAGCTTGACTCCTACAAGCATGATGTTGAACAATTGTCCAAAAAACTGGAAAAGCAGAGTCTAGATGCGGAAAAGATGTGTAAGGAAAGTGAGGATGTTAAGGCTGAGAAAGGACAACTGGAGAAACAGCTTTCAGATGTGCAGACTAAGCTCTGTGCCCTTGAGATAAGTCACCAGGAGCTCTCAGTCCAGAATGAAGAACTGCTAATAACCAGAGATAAACTTTCAAAACATCAAGAGGAATTATTCACCAACAACAagcacttggatgaagaaaggatttcactgaacacagagctggagaagcTCAAAGATCTTCTTCAGGAAGTGCAGACTGAAAACAAGGACCTGAAGCATTCTAACGGTGAACAGCAGGCCCAAATCGAGGAGCTTCAAAGACAATATGCAGAGAAGAATGACTTGCTCATAAAGCATCAGCAGGAAATCCAGCAAATTCAGGGGAAAAAGAAGCAACTAATTGAGGATTATGAAAATGTCTGCAAGGAGAGGAATCGGCTTGAAGAGGACCTCAATGAAAGCAGGTCAAAGCTCACAAGTGAGAAGGACAATCTCGTTTTAGAGAGAGATGCTGCtagaaatgccaaaaaatcTCTTGACGCTAAGAATGCTGAACTGCAGGAAAAACTTAAATCTTTGAACTTAGAAAAAGAAGATCTTACAATGAAGAACACCCAGCTGCAGGGACTCACTGAGACACTGACAAAAGAGAAGGCGGAGATGTCTTCTGAAATCAGTGCCTCTGTGTTGGATAAAAAGAGCCTTGAGACAGTAAAGGAAGAGCTTCAGAATAAGCTTGCTGTTATGAAGAAAGACTTGGACAGCTCTGTCCGCGAATGTGAAGAACTTAAAGCCTCAAAAATGAGCCTGGTCCAGATGCTGGAAGAGTTCAAGACGAGCAGTCAGGTGACTGATTCTGAGAGACTTCACCTTCTGCAGGAGAAAGAAGACTTACTTGCGATCCAAAGAAAAGTCTGCAACGAGAAGGAGGAGTtcctcagagagacagaagaattAAAGGTGAAGCTTCAAATCTCATCAGAACAAGTGTCTCAGTCCAATGAGAAACTTAAAGAAGCCTTATCGTCTTTTGAGCAAGAGAGGCAAGCATTTCGACTTCAGAGTTCTGAAACTGAGATGGCTCTACATGCTATTCGGAAGGAAAAGATGAGTCTGGATTCGGCACtagagcagcagaaaatggattATGAGCGTTTGGCAGGGGAGAAGGGAGAGTTAGAAGAGAAGCACACAAAAGCCATATCTGACAAAAATGCTCTTTCTCTTGAGCGTGATAAACTAGCTAGTGATATTCGAACAACAAAGGACCAGCTGGATAGTTACTCCAGAGCTAATGCGGACCTTATTCAAGAGAAGTCTCGTTTAACAACCATGCTAGAGGACAATAAACGCCAGAGAGACGAGGTTGAAGCAGAGGTGAAATCTTTGAAACGAGAAAAAGCTGATCTACAAAATGAACTGCAGAAACGGAACTCTGATATTGAAATTCTTGAAAAGGGCAAAACTGAACTTGTTCAAGAGCATAATAAACTAAAAATGGATTTTGAGAAGGCTAATTTAGAACTGAATCAGCAGGTGGATAACCGTACAAAAGCTGTTGACCACCTGCAGTCGTTGCAAACTGAGGCTGACAAAAAAGTGCAGTCCTTGCAGAAGGAGAACCAGGGCCTGCTCCAGCAGATCCAGGAGTTAAAAAGTCAGACCGAATCTGTGTCGGAGGCCAAGCACCTGCTTGAGACTCAGCTACAAGCTGAATCCAGTGAACGAAATAAAGCAATGTCTGACAAGGATGGCCTTTCTAAACAAATTGATGAGCTGCAGAAAACATTGtctgaaatgaaacaagaaaataagGAGATCTCTTTTAACCTGAAGAATGCTGATGAGCAAAAGAGTTCTTTGACGGTGGATATGGAGGCTTTGAAAACACAATTGAAGCAGCGAGAGCAAGAAACCAGTCAGCTGGCAAAAGATAAAGAACAGCTATTATCTAAGCTTGAGGAGATGGGCAGACAGATGACCTTATTGACCACAGAGAAAGAGGGCCTTTTATCTGGACAGTGTAAATTGGAGCAGGAcatttcttctctccacacTAGCCAAGAGAGTTGGCTCGCAGAACGTTCAGTGCTCCTTGAAGAGATGGAGAAGTTGCAGGCCAGCCAGAAACAACTGGAGGTTGATGTCAAGGCCCTACGAACTGATAAAGAAGTTTTGGAAAAGCAATACAAGAATGCCATCGCAGAGGTATCGGCTTCTTCTGTCGCAAAAGAAGAGATTTCCTCCAGCATCTCAAACTTAACAGCTGAGAAGAATGCCCTGCAGGTGGAGAGAGATGAAGCCACTCAGCAAGTCAGGCAGCTCGAGTCCCAACTAAAAAATGCCCTTTCTAAGCAGCTTGAG GCTATAGAGGCCTCTGGCAAGACTGCTGAGGCTCTCGAACAGCTGACAAAAGAGAAAGTCACTTTGATGCAGGAGAAGAACGAAGCCCAATCTTTGCTGGAAGAGCTCCAGAGGTCCAAGCAGGAGATAGAGATCCAG CTGGAAACATTGAAGAAAGAGAATTCCAAGCACCAGGAAGATCTGAATGTATCCAAAGATCAGCTTTGTACAGAAACTCAGAGGACCAAGAGTCTGTGCCAGGAAAT TGAGGAGCTTAAAGAAGCTGTTTCCACGAAGTCGCAGTCCCTACAGATACTGCAAGATGAGAACAAGAAGCTGTCTCAGGAGCTtgaaaacaatcacaaagaCCAGAGTGATGTTGTGAAG CTCAAAGATGAGCGTTCACAACTCAAAAAACAGTTGGAAGAGTTGAAACAAAG TGAGAGCACCTTGAAGGAGCAGTTGGTCAAGGAGAAGGCCGCCCTCCAACAGTCCATCCACAAAAACAGTGCCTTAATCTCAGAAAAGGACCAGCAAGTGGAAAACCTGAGGAGCGAG CTGGCTGTACTGCGTGGGGAAAGTGCCTCAGCTAAGACACTGCAGGGTACAATTCAGGCCTTGGAGCAGGATAAGGCTAATCTACAGGAGCGGGTTCAGAGACTGGAGAAGGACCTGGCTGCAGGGCCTGAAACCATCAACAAGTCCTCAG GTGATGCGGTTTTGGACCAACTAAGGGAGGATAAGGAGACTGCTGAGAGTCAG GCAGCg ATTGAGTTTCTGAATTCGGTCATCGTCGACCTCCAGAGGAAGAACGAGGAACTCAAAGACAGATTGGAGAAAAtggcagctgctgctctcaatGGGAATAATCCAAGTGAGCTGGATAACTATGATAG caatGGACAGGAACCCGTGAAGAAGAAGCCTCCCCCGAGGCTGTTCTGCGACATCTGCGACTGTTTCGACCTCCATGACACCGAGGACTGTCCCACGCAAATGCAGATGCCCGACTCGCCTCCACACACCACCTACCACGGCAGTAAGGGCGAAGAACGGCCCTACTGCGACATCTGTGAGGTCTTTGGCCACTGGACCGATGCCTGTAACGATGACCAGACCTTTTAA